Part of the Thermodesulfovibrionales bacterium genome is shown below.
AGGCAGGGCCTTCGGGTTTCATGTCCCTCGACTGAGCCGGCTCTGCTTTCCTTGCCTCCTGCGCCTTCGACAGCGTCCTCTCCAGCCTGCCCTGAGCCGTACTCGTCAGGAGCGTCAGTCTCTTCTTCTCCAACATCGCCTGAAGCCGTGGAGAGAGCGCCGGCCCTCTGTCCAGGCTCACCCTCGACTCCAGTGCCTGCAGCATTCCCTCCATCGCCCGCCTCTGCCACTGCGCAAGCACCATCCAGGGGATCGACAGCTCCCGGCATATCTCCGCGGGTCTCCTCCTCTCCGTCCATACCGACAGCACCGCCCGGCACTTCTCCATCGCCCCGAAGTTCAGCGTCTGCCGCTTCCTCTCGCCCTTTATCTTCTCCGTCTTCTCCATGGTCATCTCCCTTCTCGTTTAGATTGTAAACTACTTCCTGCGTGATGTCGTCGCTCTCAGCTTCCACCGACAAGCGCAGCCTGCCCTTCTCCGCCCGCAACACCACCGATTGCCCCTCCATGCGCCCTACCATGTAAAACGGCAGCCTCGGTTTCCCCCTGAGCGCCATCTCGAGGAGATTGTCCTGGATGCCCTGTTCGATCGTCTTCCTCAACTCGCTCTGGATCTCAAAGTACCGGTCCGCGGGACACAGCCCGCCGATCCCCTGGTGCGGCCGCTTGTGGTTGTAGTACTTCACCCACTGCCGTATCCGCTCCCCTGCGTCCTCAAAGCTCTCAAACTGGGCCCTGCTCAGGAACTCCAAGTAGATTGTCTTCCAGAACCGCTCGATCTTGCCCAGCGTCATCGGATGGTGAGGCTGTGATTTGATGTGGCGGATACGGTCTTTCTTCAGCTCCAACTCAAAGCGGCTGTTGCCCCGCCAGCTCGTGTACTGCCGTCCGTTGTCCGTAAGCATCTCCTTGGGCGGGTTGTACTCCGAGGCCGCACGGCGGTACACCTCGATGACGTTCTGCGCCGTCTGGCTCCTGAAGAGCTCCAGCCCTGTGATGTACCGGGAGTAATCGTCGATAT
Proteins encoded:
- a CDS encoding DDE-type integrase/transposase/recombinase, yielding MEPVKTVQRSTAKKKAPEQKRRFFGADFKLQIVKKHLEESVPVSVICQECGVGTGTVGRWVRAYRSEGEAGLAKSHNGKGRSLPAPVKQKIVEIKEANPPFGIKRISQLLKRMFFLSASPETVRKTLHESSLMTPPPKKRQRNMTRPRFFERSTPNQLWQTDIFTFRLGGRYAFLIGYIDDYSRYITGLELFRSQTAQNVIEVYRRAASEYNPPKEMLTDNGRQYTSWRGNSRFELELKKDRIRHIKSQPHHPMTLGKIERFWKTIYLEFLSRAQFESFEDAGERIRQWVKYYNHKRPHQGIGGLCPADRYFEIQSELRKTIEQGIQDNLLEMALRGKPRLPFYMVGRMEGQSVVLRAEKGRLRLSVEAESDDITQEVVYNLNEKGDDHGEDGEDKGREEAADAELRGDGEVPGGAVGMDGEEETRGDMPGAVDPLDGACAVAEAGDGGNAAGTGVEGEPGQRAGALSTASGDVGEEETDAPDEYGSGQAGEDAVEGAGGKESRAGSVEGHETRRPCLAENG